The Caloranaerobacter sp. TR13 genome contains a region encoding:
- the cwlD gene encoding N-acetylmuramoyl-L-alanine amidase CwlD, which translates to MKLIIIRKEWIIIFLLILVSFIYYINSNNLVTTSLYLPITDKVIIIDPGHGGIDPGAVGKLGKKEDDINLQIALKLRRLIEQTGGIAILTREEDKGLYTEKSKTYRQKKNEDLRNRKIFVNKSEGDIFISIHLNSFPQSKYYGAQTFYKKGCEDSKKLAEIIQEELRNVLDKNNKRVPQDRDNIYLLREVNIPSVLIECGFISNPNEERLLSNSKYQEKIAWAIYIGIIRYFKEMENE; encoded by the coding sequence ATGAAACTAATAATTATAAGAAAAGAATGGATAATTATATTTCTTTTAATATTAGTAAGTTTTATTTATTATATAAATTCAAACAATCTCGTAACAACATCTCTATATCTACCTATTACAGATAAAGTAATAATTATAGACCCAGGGCATGGAGGAATTGACCCAGGGGCAGTTGGTAAGTTAGGAAAAAAAGAAGATGATATTAACTTACAAATAGCTCTCAAGTTAAGGAGATTAATAGAACAGACAGGAGGAATAGCTATTTTAACTAGAGAAGAAGATAAAGGATTATATACAGAAAAATCAAAAACCTATAGGCAGAAAAAAAACGAAGATTTAAGAAATCGAAAGATATTTGTAAACAAAAGTGAAGGTGATATCTTTATAAGTATTCATTTAAATAGTTTTCCACAATCTAAATATTATGGAGCTCAAACGTTTTATAAAAAAGGATGTGAAGATAGTAAGAAATTAGCAGAAATTATACAAGAAGAACTAAGAAATGTTCTAGATAAGAATAATAAGAGAGTACCACAGGATAGGGATAATATATATTTACTCAGGGAAGTTAACATTCCTTCTGTGTTAATAGAATGTGGATTTATTTCAAATCCTAATGAAGAAAGACTTTTAAGTAATAGTAAGTATCAAGAAAAAATTGCTTGGGCAATATATATAGGTATCATAAGGTATTTTAAAGAAATGGAAAATGAATAA
- the amrA gene encoding AmmeMemoRadiSam system protein A — MGKILGAYVLPHPPIIIPEIGKGQESKAAKTIRSMKQIASDISKKKPDTIIIVTPHGPLFTDAISILYEDKLVGDFKKFGSEEIYFEIVNNKRIVDNIIENASYKDIVCAKIDKEFASDYDVDYKLDHGALVPLYFIKKEYSDFNLVHMTYGLLSPIELYKFGMVLKQVIEESRENIVFIASGDLSHKLTKDAPSGYNARGKDFDEMIVKLLETGDREGLMKIDFNFAEIAGECGLRSIMIMCGLLDGYKTISEVISYEYPFGVGYCVSYTEIEGTSKDNMLLDKLIKHEKEKMQRMRENEDEYVRLARESLEYFIKNGKVMDISTDINDEMIMNKAGVFVSIKKDGKLRGCIGTVAPTEENIAKEIIRNAIKAGTEDPRFYPVEEDELERLKYSVDIIKEPEEIDTIEKLDIKKYGVIVRKGYKMGVLLPDLEGVDSPEEQVLIALRKAGIRPDEGYILERFEVIRHCG, encoded by the coding sequence ATGGGAAAAATATTAGGAGCATACGTACTTCCTCATCCGCCAATTATAATACCTGAAATAGGAAAAGGACAGGAAAGTAAAGCTGCAAAAACTATTCGCAGTATGAAGCAGATAGCATCTGATATCAGTAAGAAGAAGCCTGATACTATAATTATTGTTACTCCACATGGACCTTTATTTACTGATGCAATATCAATTCTTTATGAAGATAAACTTGTAGGAGATTTTAAGAAATTTGGGAGTGAGGAAATATATTTTGAGATAGTTAACAATAAAAGAATTGTGGATAATATTATAGAAAATGCATCTTATAAAGATATTGTTTGTGCAAAAATTGATAAAGAGTTTGCATCAGACTATGATGTCGACTATAAATTAGACCATGGTGCTTTAGTGCCATTATATTTTATAAAAAAAGAATACTCTGACTTTAATCTAGTACATATGACTTATGGTTTATTATCACCTATTGAGTTATATAAATTTGGAATGGTATTAAAACAAGTCATTGAAGAAAGTAGAGAAAATATAGTATTTATAGCTAGTGGTGATTTATCTCATAAATTAACAAAAGATGCTCCTAGTGGTTACAACGCAAGAGGTAAAGATTTCGATGAAATGATAGTAAAGTTATTAGAAACTGGAGATAGAGAAGGATTAATGAAAATAGATTTTAATTTCGCAGAGATAGCTGGAGAATGTGGTCTTCGTTCAATTATGATAATGTGTGGTTTATTAGATGGATATAAAACCATATCAGAAGTAATTTCATACGAATATCCTTTTGGTGTTGGTTATTGTGTAAGCTATACAGAGATTGAAGGAACATCTAAAGATAACATGCTACTTGATAAACTTATTAAGCATGAAAAAGAGAAAATGCAAAGAATGAGAGAAAATGAAGATGAATATGTAAGATTGGCAAGAGAGAGTCTAGAGTATTTTATAAAGAATGGTAAAGTTATGGATATATCTACTGATATTAATGATGAAATGATTATGAACAAAGCAGGAGTTTTTGTATCAATAAAAAAAGACGGTAAATTAAGAGGATGTATAGGTACTGTAGCTCCAACTGAAGAAAATATAGCAAAAGAGATTATAAGAAATGCAATTAAAGCAGGCACTGAAGACCCACGTTTCTATCCTGTAGAAGAAGATGAACTTGAAAGACTAAAATATTCTGTTGATATTATTAAGGAGCCAGAAGAAATAGATACAATAGAAAAATTAGATATTAAAAAATACGGTGTTATTGTAAGAAAAGGATATAAAATGGGAGTTCTTCTGCCAGATTTAGAAGGTGTGGATAGTCCAGAAGAGCAGGTACTAATAGCCTTAAGAAAAGCAGGCATAAGACCTGATGAAGGATATATTTTAGAACGATTCGAAGTTATAAGACATTGTGGATAG
- a CDS encoding amidase domain-containing protein — protein MFIIISKKKLYIAILILVIVSIFLVVVKFLFLKDIPIFIDKEITHEIEKIFDLRSQAILKQDESLLSMLYNTSTKYGRWAYTHELRRMKYLHKWADKQGVKFVSIKPKIIIRKVREKGQGFYINLMVSTEYKYVYENESNINVFRIGTYHSMDIVKGEEDEWFITREWYTDPFADSLKLDNIKTEEIKTYILSHKPRDLSKISKRRKSAVEYADKYCGAAGSEKTGYRYNNKYINYNSRGGDCANFASQILFEGGKFRKTYTWNYNKGGSKAWVNAQAFKDYMLYSGRGSLIAYGSYEKVYKAAYKLLPGDFIAYGRKGKVTHISVVTGADSKGYPLVNCHNTDRYRVPWDLGWSDKGIRFWLVRVHY, from the coding sequence ATGTTTATAATTATTTCAAAAAAGAAGTTATATATAGCTATATTGATATTAGTTATAGTATCTATATTTTTAGTAGTGGTTAAATTCTTGTTTTTAAAAGATATACCAATATTTATTGATAAAGAGATTACACATGAAATTGAGAAAATCTTTGATTTAAGAAGTCAAGCTATTTTAAAACAAGATGAAAGTTTGCTGTCGATGCTTTATAATACATCAACCAAATATGGCAGATGGGCGTATACGCATGAACTTAGGAGAATGAAATATTTACATAAATGGGCTGATAAGCAGGGAGTAAAATTTGTAAGTATAAAGCCTAAAATTATTATTAGGAAAGTCAGAGAAAAGGGACAAGGGTTTTATATTAATTTAATGGTGTCTACTGAATATAAATATGTTTATGAAAATGAAAGTAATATAAATGTATTTAGAATAGGGACATATCATTCAATGGATATTGTTAAAGGTGAAGAAGATGAATGGTTTATTACAAGAGAATGGTATACCGATCCATTTGCAGACTCATTGAAATTGGATAATATTAAGACAGAAGAGATAAAAACTTATATATTATCACATAAACCTAGGGATTTATCTAAAATAAGTAAGCGAAGAAAGTCAGCAGTTGAATATGCAGATAAGTACTGTGGAGCAGCTGGTTCTGAAAAAACAGGATATAGATATAACAATAAATATATAAATTATAATTCTAGAGGTGGCGATTGTGCAAACTTTGCTTCGCAAATTTTGTTTGAAGGAGGAAAATTTAGAAAGACTTATACATGGAATTATAATAAAGGTGGTAGTAAAGCTTGGGTTAATGCACAAGCATTTAAAGATTATATGCTGTACAGTGGTAGAGGTTCATTAATAGCTTATGGTAGCTATGAAAAAGTTTATAAAGCTGCTTATAAATTACTTCCTGGCGATTTTATAGCTTATGGTAGAAAAGGAAAAGTAACTCATATTTCTGTTGTTACAGGTGCAGATTCTAAAGGGTATCCATTGGTAAATTGTCATAATACAGATAGATACAGAGTACCATGGGACTTAGGATGGAGTGACAAAGGTATAAGATTTTGGTTAGTTCGTGTTCATTATTAA
- a CDS encoding amino acid ABC transporter substrate-binding protein, whose product MKKNYVLLILAFILLSLTFTGCGQKNTEDQSLEEIKEKGYFIVGLDDNFPPMGFRDKSGEIVGFDIDMAKEAAKRMGVEVKFKPVDWDGVILSLKKKDIDLIWNGLTVTDERKKQISFSKVYLSNRQIIIVNDDSAINSKDDLKGKVVGVQLGSSSEQALNSDKTLVENLKNVRKYSNNIEALLDLKAKRIDAVVIDEIVGRYYIAKKQNEYRVLEENLGDESYAVGIRKEDVSFRQELDRVLDEMKKDGTAAEISKKWFGEDIVIK is encoded by the coding sequence ATGAAGAAAAATTATGTATTATTAATTTTAGCATTTATATTACTATCTTTAACATTTACAGGATGTGGTCAAAAAAATACAGAAGACCAATCATTAGAAGAAATTAAGGAAAAGGGATATTTTATTGTTGGACTTGATGATAATTTCCCACCAATGGGTTTTAGGGACAAGTCAGGTGAAATTGTAGGATTTGATATAGATATGGCAAAAGAAGCAGCAAAAAGAATGGGAGTAGAAGTTAAATTCAAACCAGTAGATTGGGATGGAGTAATATTAAGTCTTAAAAAGAAAGATATTGATTTAATTTGGAATGGGTTAACAGTAACAGATGAAAGGAAAAAGCAGATTAGTTTTTCAAAAGTTTACCTTTCAAATAGACAGATTATAATTGTTAATGACGATTCAGCTATAAATAGCAAAGATGATTTAAAAGGAAAAGTAGTTGGCGTTCAACTTGGAAGCAGTAGTGAGCAAGCATTAAATTCAGATAAAACTTTAGTTGAAAATCTAAAGAATGTAAGGAAATATTCAAATAATATTGAAGCATTATTAGATTTAAAAGCAAAGAGAATTGATGCAGTTGTTATAGATGAAATAGTTGGAAGATACTATATAGCTAAAAAACAAAATGAATACAGAGTACTTGAAGAAAATCTTGGAGATGAATCATATGCAGTTGGAATAAGGAAAGAAGATGTTTCATTCAGACAAGAATTAGATAGAGTACTTGATGAAATGAAAAAGGATGGAACAGCTGCTGAAATATCTAAGAAATGGTTTGGTGAAGACATAGTTATTAAATAG
- a CDS encoding amino acid ABC transporter permease: MTYILDVTRFILRGAITTFNLYIVTAILCVPLGILLAVFKISRYNIISKVIGLYTWIFRGTPLLLQLFFVYYGLPVIGISLMPFTAAALTFVLNYSAYLTEIFRAGIESIDKGQFEAAKSLGMNYRQTMTRIIIPQAVRRVIPPTCNEAINLVKDTALVAAIGMGDLLRAAKEVLTRDFTITPFIIAALLYLGISSIIVTIFKKIEDRYSISD, from the coding sequence ATGACATATATTTTAGATGTTACAAGATTTATATTAAGAGGTGCGATAACAACTTTTAATTTGTATATTGTAACGGCTATATTGTGTGTGCCTTTAGGGATTTTATTGGCTGTGTTCAAAATATCGAGATATAATATTATATCAAAAGTAATAGGTCTATATACATGGATATTTAGAGGTACTCCTTTGCTTTTACAATTATTCTTTGTGTATTATGGGCTGCCTGTAATAGGTATTTCTTTAATGCCTTTTACGGCAGCTGCTCTTACTTTTGTATTAAATTATTCAGCATATTTAACAGAAATATTTAGAGCTGGTATTGAATCAATAGATAAAGGCCAATTTGAAGCAGCTAAATCACTTGGAATGAATTATAGACAGACTATGACTAGAATTATAATTCCTCAAGCTGTAAGAAGAGTTATTCCACCAACATGTAATGAAGCTATAAATCTTGTAAAAGATACTGCATTAGTAGCGGCTATAGGTATGGGTGATTTGTTGAGAGCAGCTAAAGAAGTACTTACGAGAGATTTTACAATAACTCCATTTATTATAGCAGCACTACTTTATTTAGGTATAAGTTCTATAATTGTGACTATATTTAAAAAAATTGAAGATAGATATTCTATATCTGATTAG
- a CDS encoding amino acid ABC transporter ATP-binding protein: MIRVVNVNKSFKDLKVLKNISFNVNKGEVISIIGPSGSGKSTLLRCISQLEEIDSGYIEIDGVSITKNGYKKVGMVFQNFNLFPHKTALENIIEAPIIVKKINKDKAIKLGKELLSKVGLLDKQDYYPSQLSGGQKQRVAIARALAMEPEIMLFDEPTSALDPELVGEVLNVIKELAKEHMTMLIVTHEMRFAKEVSDRVIFMDEGEIIEEGDSKKIFENPEHPRIKSFLSRMI; the protein is encoded by the coding sequence ATGATAAGAGTAGTTAATGTAAACAAAAGTTTCAAAGACCTTAAAGTATTAAAAAATATATCTTTTAATGTAAACAAAGGTGAAGTAATATCAATAATAGGTCCATCCGGTTCCGGGAAAAGTACTCTTTTAAGATGTATAAGCCAGCTAGAGGAAATAGATTCTGGATATATAGAAATTGATGGTGTATCAATTACTAAAAACGGATATAAAAAAGTAGGTATGGTTTTTCAAAATTTCAATTTATTTCCTCATAAAACTGCACTTGAAAATATTATTGAAGCTCCTATTATAGTTAAAAAAATTAATAAAGATAAAGCAATAAAACTAGGGAAAGAATTGCTTTCAAAAGTAGGTTTGCTTGATAAACAAGATTATTATCCGTCTCAACTTTCAGGGGGACAGAAACAGAGAGTTGCAATTGCTAGGGCATTGGCAATGGAACCTGAAATAATGTTATTTGATGAACCGACTTCAGCTTTAGACCCAGAGCTTGTAGGGGAAGTACTAAATGTAATTAAGGAACTTGCCAAGGAACATATGACTATGCTTATAGTGACACATGAGATGAGATTTGCAAAAGAAGTTTCAGATAGAGTAATATTCATGGACGAAGGGGAAATTATTGAAGAAGGTGATTCTAAGAAAATATTTGAAAATCCTGAGCATCCTAGAATAAAGTCGTTTTTGAGTAGAATGATATAA
- a CDS encoding pseudouridine-5'-phosphate glycosidase gives MDRYLEIHPEVEKAIKEGKPVVALESTIISHGMPYPQNVETAKKVEEIVRENGAIPATIGIIKGEIKVGLSEEEIEYMGKAENVFKVSRRDMPFIIAKKLDGATTVASTMIISALAGIKVFVTGGIGGVHRGAQETFDISADLMELANTNVAVVCAGAKSILDIGLTLEYLETHGVPVIGYKTDEFPAFYTRKSGFKVDYRVDSESELAKIIKTKWDLNLKGGLVVGNPIPKEYEMDYDIINKAIDDAIIEANEKGIKGKDITPFLLSKIKLITGGKSLESNIQLVYNNAVVGSKLAVELSKSYKK, from the coding sequence ATAGATAGATATTTAGAAATACATCCTGAAGTGGAAAAAGCAATAAAAGAAGGAAAACCTGTAGTTGCATTAGAATCTACTATAATATCTCATGGTATGCCTTATCCTCAGAATGTTGAGACTGCTAAGAAGGTAGAAGAAATAGTAAGGGAAAATGGAGCTATACCTGCAACTATTGGGATAATAAAAGGGGAAATAAAAGTAGGTTTGAGTGAAGAGGAAATTGAATACATGGGGAAAGCTGAAAATGTATTTAAAGTAAGTAGGAGAGATATGCCTTTTATAATAGCAAAGAAACTTGATGGAGCTACAACAGTAGCTTCAACTATGATAATTTCAGCATTAGCGGGTATAAAAGTATTTGTTACAGGAGGAATTGGAGGAGTTCACAGAGGAGCTCAGGAAACATTTGATATTTCTGCTGATCTGATGGAGCTAGCAAACACAAATGTAGCAGTGGTTTGTGCTGGAGCGAAATCTATATTAGATATAGGTTTAACTTTAGAATATTTAGAAACTCATGGAGTACCTGTAATTGGATATAAGACAGATGAATTTCCAGCTTTTTATACTAGAAAAAGTGGATTTAAGGTTGATTATAGAGTAGATTCTGAAAGTGAATTAGCAAAAATTATTAAGACAAAATGGGATTTAAATCTGAAAGGTGGTTTAGTTGTAGGCAACCCAATACCTAAAGAGTATGAAATGGATTATGATATAATAAATAAAGCAATAGATGATGCTATCATTGAAGCAAATGAAAAAGGTATAAAAGGAAAGGATATCACACCATTTTTACTATCTAAAATAAAGCTGATAACTGGAGGAAAAAGTTTAGAATCTAATATCCAGCTAGTTTATAATAATGCAGTAGTTGGTTCAAAACTTGCTGTTGAGCTAAGCAAATCATATAAGAAATAA
- a CDS encoding mechanosensitive ion channel family protein: MDYVAVFKEVGMVVLDMPIQKLGIAIFIFLFTIIMRNVFAKYFLRVALKLTSKTKSEVDDDLVKAFSSPLRTFIVILGSYFAIKLFPLSFSTEQFILKLFRSSIVIIIAWGFYNLEGTYSILFELMGDKFNLKTSKVLKPFFSKIMRVITVVITLGIVAEEFDYDVSGFIAGLGIGGLAVAMAAKDFLSNIFGGIVVIMDKPFDIGDWITTSDIEGVVEDISFRSTKIRTFNKAIVTVPNSMLVGQPIINNSRRGIRRITFKLGVTYSTPREKLEKCINRIEEMLKKHPGVDKDTIFVKFDGFNDSSLDILLYFFTNTSEWARYLDIKQDVNFKIMKILEEEGVEIAFPSTSIYFENALKTEQ; encoded by the coding sequence ATGGACTATGTAGCAGTTTTTAAAGAAGTTGGTATGGTAGTTTTAGACATGCCAATTCAAAAATTAGGGATAGCTATATTTATATTTTTATTTACTATAATAATGAGAAATGTTTTTGCAAAATACTTTTTAAGAGTAGCTTTAAAGTTGACAAGTAAAACTAAGTCAGAAGTTGATGATGATTTAGTTAAAGCTTTTAGTAGTCCTTTAAGAACATTTATAGTCATATTAGGTTCATATTTTGCAATTAAGCTATTTCCTTTAAGTTTTTCAACTGAACAATTTATTTTAAAATTATTTCGTTCTTCAATAGTAATAATTATTGCGTGGGGGTTTTATAACTTAGAAGGCACATATTCAATACTTTTTGAATTAATGGGAGATAAATTCAATCTAAAAACTAGCAAAGTATTAAAACCTTTTTTCTCTAAGATAATGAGAGTGATAACAGTAGTGATTACATTAGGGATAGTAGCTGAAGAATTTGATTATGATGTCAGTGGATTTATAGCTGGTTTAGGTATAGGTGGTTTGGCAGTAGCTATGGCTGCTAAGGACTTTCTATCAAATATATTTGGTGGAATTGTTGTCATTATGGATAAACCGTTTGATATTGGGGACTGGATAACAACATCAGATATAGAAGGGGTTGTAGAAGATATCAGTTTTAGAAGTACTAAAATTAGAACATTTAACAAAGCAATAGTAACTGTTCCAAACTCGATGCTTGTTGGACAGCCGATAATCAATAATTCAAGAAGAGGTATAAGACGTATTACCTTTAAGCTAGGAGTTACATATAGCACTCCGAGAGAGAAATTAGAAAAATGTATAAATAGAATAGAAGAAATGTTAAAAAAACATCCAGGAGTAGATAAAGATACAATATTTGTTAAATTTGATGGGTTTAATGATAGTAGCTTGGATATTTTACTATACTTCTTTACTAATACATCAGAGTGGGCAAGATATTTAGATATTAAACAGGATGTTAACTTTAAGATAATGAAAATACTAGAAGAAGAAGGGGTAGAAATAGCTTTTCCAAGTACAAGTATATATTTTGAGAATGCTCTAAAAACAGAACAATAA
- a CDS encoding endolytic transglycosylase MltG has protein sequence MNISDKKLVPILLFLAGVMFISAGIIMVAKPNVKYIDYTDEEIKRRARELGMVDIKEIIEKNQSKNEENKEVSNKTEEQEKVKEEKDTVLFEIKKGETSESVVERLFKEGLIADKDEFTKVVFLKKAERRFKYGVFELKKGMDYETIIDILMGQA, from the coding sequence ATGAATATTTCAGATAAAAAACTAGTACCAATATTATTATTTTTAGCAGGAGTCATGTTTATTTCAGCAGGTATAATTATGGTAGCTAAACCTAATGTAAAATATATAGACTATACTGATGAAGAAATAAAAAGAAGAGCTAGAGAATTAGGAATGGTAGATATAAAGGAAATTATAGAAAAGAATCAGTCTAAAAATGAAGAAAATAAAGAAGTATCAAATAAAACAGAAGAGCAAGAAAAAGTTAAAGAGGAAAAAGATACAGTATTATTTGAAATAAAAAAGGGAGAAACTAGTGAAAGTGTAGTTGAAAGATTATTTAAAGAAGGCTTAATAGCAGATAAAGATGAATTTACTAAGGTTGTATTTTTAAAGAAAGCAGAAAGACGCTTTAAGTATGGCGTATTTGAATTAAAAAAGGGCATGGATTATGAAACTATAATAGATATACTTATGGGTCAGGCTTGA
- a CDS encoding DNA-deoxyinosine glycosylase, translating to MNIHSFGPIVDENCKVLILGSIPGVKSLEKNQYYGHPRNQFWKIIYMMFNEKVEEDYDKKVQFLLSHKIALWDVVKSCYREGSLDSNIKKPEINDFKTLFLKYPNIKFIFFNGSKAEEIFKRKVDKELVKEKQLFRLPSTSPARAISFNEKLKYWMKVKECLEK from the coding sequence ATGAATATACATTCTTTTGGACCAATCGTTGATGAAAATTGTAAAGTTTTAATATTAGGTTCGATACCGGGAGTGAAATCATTAGAAAAAAATCAGTATTATGGACATCCAAGAAATCAGTTTTGGAAAATAATATATATGATGTTTAATGAAAAAGTAGAAGAAGATTATGATAAAAAAGTACAATTTTTATTATCTCATAAAATAGCTTTATGGGATGTAGTTAAGTCTTGTTATAGAGAAGGAAGTTTAGATTCTAATATTAAAAAACCAGAAATCAATGATTTTAAGACACTTTTCTTAAAATATCCAAATATAAAGTTTATATTTTTTAATGGGTCAAAAGCAGAAGAAATTTTCAAAAGAAAAGTTGATAAGGAACTGGTAAAAGAAAAACAATTATTCAGGCTACCATCAACAAGTCCAGCTAGAGCCATTTCATTTAATGAAAAACTAAAATATTGGATGAAAGTAAAAGAATGTTTAGAAAAATAG
- a CDS encoding lipopolysaccharide assembly protein LapB: MNLFIKFFSEDDLERGRVNYSLKPIIETYSNILWVSKDDISQCLASFAPRDYGQHYIKELKVKDIDIVEGRIIIKFDIIDELDITSKEANARAWHIAVREGFIKREHLLPLISIITDDQLDEIIYGRYNLYTGKSRSNIEKLDELKQKNDWLGIYKLFEPIDQIKNKFNDIWNDSEILNNIAFACAKLAQIGDVPKDKKEKEKYLKEKAKYRKEAELIRKRCIELNPDNPTYLSNLGYLYYHNVQELTRARGRKDGNVIDEINRAIEYIGKALIIDDTRIKDHYRKGYLLTEKLPDQLYYGPANNRQLADIKRDEGIKELEKVIIIWENLDDFDTRQSREKSRCRKEYIKSIYHLGEAYYDKFRMSRYWRNVFYSFVTNNKGYLELLFSNYDVGNLKKSQKFFVKCWDVELESDIDIKNISEINKASKEWVYNAVDKLYRLGIINLDFYWVIKNNPKYNETTKLKFLTVAEQYLKSSLLVKWNDNNERKPKDYVAEKLARVYISRGDYNKAVDIIKKYCNRKIKSYIVNTLSLALYLMNNYDEVIKYLQGPVRDKHNKNKEQSIILLGYAYMKLNKYDKAIKTFKLLDEEGYVSSTALEISENAIEECMEKSEILF, from the coding sequence TTGAACTTATTTATTAAATTTTTTAGTGAGGATGATTTAGAAAGAGGAAGAGTAAATTATAGTTTAAAACCTATAATTGAGACTTACAGCAATATTCTGTGGGTTAGCAAAGACGACATAAGCCAGTGTTTAGCAAGCTTTGCACCAAGAGATTACGGTCAACACTATATTAAAGAACTAAAAGTAAAAGACATTGATATTGTAGAAGGACGCATAATTATAAAATTTGATATTATTGATGAATTAGATATTACTTCAAAAGAAGCCAATGCCCGTGCTTGGCACATTGCAGTAAGAGAGGGATTTATTAAAAGAGAACACCTTTTACCTTTAATATCTATAATTACAGATGATCAGTTAGATGAAATCATATATGGAAGATACAATCTGTATACAGGTAAATCAAGAAGTAATATAGAAAAACTTGATGAGTTAAAACAAAAGAATGATTGGTTAGGAATATATAAACTATTTGAACCTATAGACCAAATAAAAAATAAATTTAATGATATTTGGAATGACTCAGAAATTCTAAATAATATTGCATTTGCATGTGCAAAATTAGCACAAATAGGCGATGTACCTAAAGATAAGAAAGAAAAAGAAAAATATCTTAAAGAAAAAGCTAAGTATAGAAAAGAAGCTGAATTAATCAGGAAAAGATGTATAGAACTTAACCCTGATAATCCAACTTATCTATCTAACTTAGGGTATTTATATTATCACAATGTTCAAGAACTGACTCGAGCTAGAGGTCGTAAAGATGGTAATGTAATTGATGAAATAAATAGAGCCATTGAATATATAGGTAAAGCGTTAATAATAGATGATACGCGAATTAAAGATCATTATAGGAAAGGGTATCTATTAACAGAGAAATTACCTGATCAATTGTATTATGGACCAGCGAACAATAGACAACTAGCTGATATAAAACGTGACGAGGGGATAAAAGAACTTGAAAAAGTTATTATTATTTGGGAAAATTTAGATGATTTTGATACTAGGCAATCACGTGAAAAAAGTAGGTGTAGAAAGGAATACATTAAATCAATATATCACTTAGGAGAAGCTTACTATGATAAGTTTAGAATGAGTAGGTATTGGAGAAATGTTTTTTATTCTTTTGTTACGAATAATAAAGGTTATTTAGAATTATTATTTAGTAATTATGATGTTGGTAATTTAAAAAAATCTCAAAAGTTTTTTGTTAAATGTTGGGATGTAGAATTAGAAAGTGATATAGATATTAAAAATATAAGTGAAATTAATAAAGCGAGTAAAGAATGGGTGTATAATGCTGTTGATAAGCTTTATAGATTAGGAATTATAAATTTAGATTTTTATTGGGTTATTAAGAATAATCCGAAATATAATGAAACTACAAAGTTGAAGTTTTTAACAGTAGCTGAACAATATTTAAAGTCAAGCTTATTAGTTAAATGGAATGACAATAATGAGAGAAAACCTAAAGATTATGTAGCAGAAAAGTTAGCTAGAGTTTATATTTCTCGTGGAGATTATAACAAAGCAGTAGATATAATCAAGAAATATTGTAATAGAAAGATTAAGTCTTATATAGTTAATACTTTGTCCTTAGCATTGTATCTTATGAATAATTATGATGAAGTGATTAAGTATTTGCAAGGACCAGTTAGAGATAAACATAACAAAAACAAAGAACAATCAATAATACTATTAGGATATGCATATATGAAACTTAATAAATACGATAAAGCTATAAAAACATTTAAGCTACTAGACGAAGAGGGATATGTAAGTTCAACGGCTTTAGAAATATCAGAAAATGCAATAGAAGAATGTATGGAGAAAAGTGAAATTTTATTCTAA